Proteins encoded within one genomic window of Panacibacter microcysteis:
- a CDS encoding GtrA family protein, giving the protein MLKLHYWVRNTILNVVDFFYPPFKNFIPLQTFRYAACGGGNTALGILLYYIGFHYIYPQPVVHLPFIAFSNYIAAEYLFAILFTFPIGFYLSRYVVFPESGMRKRVQLFRYFLVVAGTMLLNYFLLKLFIEYFGWYPTPSKMFTAIFVITFSYLSSRYFSFRETK; this is encoded by the coding sequence ATGCTTAAGCTGCATTATTGGGTGAGGAATACAATTTTAAATGTGGTGGATTTTTTTTATCCGCCATTCAAAAACTTTATTCCGTTACAAACCTTTCGCTATGCAGCGTGTGGCGGTGGCAACACTGCGCTGGGCATTTTGCTGTACTATATCGGTTTCCATTACATATATCCCCAACCGGTGGTACACCTGCCTTTTATTGCATTTTCAAACTATATAGCTGCGGAATATCTTTTTGCAATACTGTTTACTTTTCCTATTGGGTTTTACCTGAGCCGGTATGTTGTTTTCCCCGAATCTGGTATGCGCAAAAGGGTGCAGTTGTTCCGGTACTTTTTGGTGGTGGCAGGAACAATGTTGCTGAATTACTTTTTACTCAAGCTGTTTATCGAATACTTCGGGTGGTACCCTACTCCATCTAAAATGTTTACGGCAATATTTGTCATCACCTTCAGTTATCTCTCCAGCCGTTATTTTTCTTTCCGTGAAACGAAATGA